In the Rhodothermia bacterium genome, one interval contains:
- a CDS encoding ketoacyl-ACP synthase III — protein MRIKIAAIATYLPQNQIASTTLDRLANGREGRIEKNTGVQFRHHVSEEETICEMGTRALKAALAQAQLVPQDLDLLISASGSFDYPIPHNSVIMKSKLTDDRVTFPCFDVDSTCLSFLNGLDIAHLYLQSGRYKRIALVSSEIASKALTPKDEKVFGLFGDAAVAVILEASEVEGYQPIYTNFQNFPSGAMQAHLAIGGAVNRGTQETAENPGYYFSMDGKNLIRLTTKHLDAFVQNLESASQTSLHDYDHIILHQTSKYGNTYFLQHFGVDTSKVVETLHCYGNCISASIPLGLATLFQNGFTPKGKKILLLGSGAGLSLGTVVLDFG, from the coding sequence ATGAGGATCAAAATTGCAGCCATTGCCACCTATTTGCCCCAAAACCAAATCGCCTCCACCACTTTAGACCGCTTGGCAAACGGACGTGAAGGCCGGATCGAAAAAAATACGGGGGTGCAGTTCAGACACCATGTTTCGGAGGAGGAAACCATTTGCGAAATGGGGACACGAGCCTTAAAAGCTGCATTGGCACAAGCCCAATTAGTTCCCCAAGATTTAGACTTGCTGATCTCGGCCAGCGGCTCTTTCGATTACCCCATTCCACACAATTCCGTCATCATGAAGTCCAAACTCACCGATGACCGCGTAACGTTCCCATGCTTTGATGTGGATAGCACCTGCCTCAGCTTTTTGAATGGATTAGACATAGCGCATTTATACCTCCAATCAGGCCGATATAAGCGGATTGCCTTGGTCTCCTCCGAGATTGCTTCAAAAGCCCTAACGCCAAAAGATGAAAAAGTATTTGGCTTATTTGGAGATGCCGCAGTAGCGGTGATTCTGGAAGCGAGCGAAGTAGAGGGCTACCAGCCCATTTATACCAACTTCCAAAACTTTCCTTCGGGAGCCATGCAAGCCCATTTAGCGATCGGGGGTGCGGTCAATCGAGGGACGCAAGAAACCGCCGAAAATCCGGGATATTATTTTAGTATGGATGGCAAAAACCTGATACGACTAACGACAAAGCACTTAGACGCTTTTGTACAGAACCTCGAATCCGCAAGCCAAACCTCACTTCATGACTATGACCACATCATCCTCCACCAAACCAGCAAATACGGTAACACCTATTTTCTACAACATTTTGGTGTGGACACTTCTAAAGTGGTTGAAACACTACATTGTTACGGTAACTGCATTTCCGCCTCCATTCCATTGGGTCTTGCCACCTTATTCCAGAACGGATTTACCCCTAAGGGCAAAAAAATCCTACTCTTGGGCAGTGGCGCTGGCCTCTCCCTCGGCACTGTCGTCTTGGATTTTGGGTAG